A single genomic interval of halophilic archaeon DL31 harbors:
- a CDS encoding ribosomal protein L3 (KEGG: hla:Hlac_2449 50S ribosomal protein L3P~TIGRFAM: Ribosomal protein L3, archaeal~PFAM: Ribosomal protein L3) has protein sequence MPQPSRPRKGSLGFGPRTRAASEVPRIRSWPEDEGSPALQGFAGYKAGMTHVVMVNDEEDSAREGMEESVPVTVVETPPIRAVAVRAYEDTAYGKKPAAEVWTGEFHDELDRALDLPEENDFEGDADELRTLVEEGSVDDLRVITHTTPSELANIPKKEPDVMETRVGGGSLQERVDFALDLVEDGGEHEFGDVFRAGQYLDASGITKGKGTQGPVKRWGVQKRKGKHARQGWRRRIGNLGPWNPSRVRSTVPQQGQTGYHQRTELNKRLIDFGEGDDASVDGGFVNYGEVDGHYALVKGSLPGPDQRLLRFRGAVRPNDQPRLDPEVRYVSTASNQG, from the coding sequence ATGCCACAACCAAGCAGACCACGAAAAGGCTCGCTGGGCTTCGGCCCGCGAACGCGTGCGGCATCGGAAGTGCCGCGTATTCGCTCGTGGCCCGAGGACGAGGGTTCCCCTGCACTGCAGGGCTTTGCCGGCTACAAGGCAGGGATGACCCACGTCGTCATGGTCAACGACGAGGAGGACTCGGCACGTGAAGGGATGGAGGAGTCCGTCCCTGTCACGGTCGTCGAAACGCCTCCGATTCGAGCGGTCGCTGTGCGAGCCTACGAAGACACGGCGTACGGGAAGAAACCGGCTGCGGAAGTCTGGACCGGCGAGTTCCACGACGAACTCGACCGCGCACTGGACCTGCCGGAAGAGAACGATTTCGAGGGCGATGCCGACGAGCTGCGGACGCTCGTCGAGGAGGGGTCGGTCGACGACCTCCGGGTCATCACCCACACGACCCCCTCGGAACTGGCGAATATCCCCAAGAAAGAGCCCGACGTGATGGAGACTCGAGTCGGCGGTGGCTCGCTCCAGGAACGCGTCGACTTCGCACTGGACCTCGTCGAGGACGGCGGCGAACACGAGTTCGGCGACGTCTTCCGTGCGGGCCAGTATCTCGACGCTTCGGGTATCACGAAGGGGAAGGGCACCCAGGGCCCCGTCAAGCGCTGGGGCGTCCAGAAGCGAAAGGGCAAGCACGCTCGCCAGGGATGGCGGCGTCGCATCGGTAACCTCGGCCCGTGGAACCCGAGCCGCGTTCGCTCGACAGTTCCCCAGCAGGGGCAGACCGGTTACCACCAGCGGACCGAGCTCAACAAGCGCCTCATCGACTTCGGCGAGGGCGACGACGCCTCCGTCGACGGCGGCTTCGTCAACTACGGCGAGGTCGATGGTCACTACGCGCTCGTAAAGGGCTCGCTGCCCGGTCCCGATCAGCGCCTGCTCCGCTTCCGCGGCGCGGTGCGACCGAACGACCAGCCGCGCCTCGATCCTGAGGTGCGCTACGTCTCAACGGCGTCCAACCAAGGGTAA
- a CDS encoding protein of unknown function DUF171 (PFAM: Protein of unknown function DUF171~KEGG: hbo:Hbor_10220 hypothetical protein), producing the protein MTNGTTLVVPSSLVREAEDKREATRKIGYVARAAVIYRVERIVVFPDREGERRWGGEFVRTVLAYAATPPYLRKEVWDQRDELRYAGVLPPLRVSPRTGSASERPESREGIVTEVGPDDRVRVNCGLQHPISLHVPSSMTVVEGERVTVRVSSREPVRARLVDEPTAGYVVEAADIQETLARQNAGVRIGTSRHGDDLTVSRLAELGSQCRDDGATIVFGSPGRGIPEILGVSPDDLPVEPDSPGFDLWLNTVPNQGSEVVRTEEAVFATLAPLALE; encoded by the coding sequence ATGACGAACGGCACAACATTAGTCGTTCCGTCGTCGCTCGTCCGGGAGGCCGAGGATAAACGCGAGGCGACCCGAAAGATCGGGTACGTGGCTCGCGCGGCGGTCATCTACCGGGTCGAGCGAATTGTCGTCTTCCCAGACAGGGAAGGTGAACGGCGCTGGGGCGGGGAGTTCGTTCGCACGGTGTTGGCCTACGCGGCCACACCACCCTACCTCCGGAAGGAGGTCTGGGACCAACGCGACGAACTCCGCTATGCGGGTGTCCTCCCCCCGCTCCGCGTCTCCCCACGGACCGGCTCGGCGTCTGAACGGCCCGAGTCGAGAGAAGGAATCGTGACCGAGGTCGGACCTGACGACCGCGTCCGGGTCAATTGCGGCTTGCAACACCCGATCTCCCTCCACGTCCCGTCGTCGATGACGGTCGTGGAAGGGGAGCGCGTCACTGTCAGGGTCTCTTCGCGAGAACCCGTCCGCGCCCGCCTCGTCGACGAGCCCACCGCGGGCTACGTTGTCGAGGCCGCGGACATCCAGGAAACCCTCGCCCGTCAGAACGCGGGCGTCCGGATCGGCACCTCACGCCACGGTGATGACCTCACCGTGTCGCGACTCGCCGAACTGGGCTCGCAGTGTCGGGACGATGGGGCGACCATCGTTTTCGGCTCGCCGGGGCGAGGGATTCCGGAGATTCTCGGGGTGTCCCCCGATGATCTCCCCGTCGAACCCGACTCACCCGGGTTCGACCTCTGGCTAAATACGGTTCCGAATCAGGGTAGTGAGGTGGTGCGCACCGAAGAAGCGGTGTTCGCCACGCTTGCCCCGCTCGCGCTCGAGTAG
- a CDS encoding Glyoxalase/bleomycin resistance protein/dioxygenase (PFAM: Glyoxalase/bleomycin resistance protein/dioxygenase~KEGG: hbo:Hbor_06910 glyoxalase/bleomycin resistance protein/dioxygenase superfamily) — MNAAHLDHVNLRIPESRVDDAVNFYRETLGFRLEDLDAYQAGDRPIFSVRLSATSIIHLSPSESFEPPEARNFDHVAIVVEETIEEVKAELGDAGVGIERESTPKGATGTAPAVYIQDPFGYRLEIKSSHAEI; from the coding sequence ATGAACGCAGCCCATCTTGACCACGTGAATCTCCGCATCCCGGAATCACGCGTCGACGACGCCGTCAACTTCTACCGCGAGACGCTCGGCTTCCGGTTGGAGGACCTCGATGCCTACCAGGCTGGTGACCGGCCCATCTTTTCGGTCCGACTCTCGGCGACCAGCATCATCCACCTGAGCCCGAGCGAGTCGTTCGAACCCCCCGAAGCCCGGAACTTCGACCACGTCGCAATCGTCGTCGAGGAGACCATCGAAGAGGTGAAAGCTGAACTCGGGGACGCCGGTGTTGGCATCGAGCGTGAGAGCACACCAAAGGGCGCGACTGGCACAGCACCCGCAGTGTACATCCAAGACCCGTTCGGCTACCGACTCGAAATCAAGAGCAGTCACGCAGAAATCTGA
- a CDS encoding hypothetical protein (KEGG: hvo:HVO_2569 hypothetical protein), whose amino-acid sequence MYLSHPVRRMRSDPGEGDVSLVVEFGAADADPPEPLARIVDDAGGAVERVLGFDCWLVRVPESAIEALCSLEGVDRIETAATLDLGVDGDSTKGS is encoded by the coding sequence ATGTATCTCTCCCATCCAGTGCGGCGCATGCGGTCGGACCCCGGCGAGGGCGATGTCTCGCTCGTCGTGGAGTTCGGGGCTGCGGACGCGGACCCGCCCGAACCACTCGCTCGCATCGTCGACGACGCTGGCGGGGCTGTCGAACGGGTGCTAGGGTTCGACTGTTGGCTGGTCCGGGTACCTGAGTCAGCCATCGAGGCGCTCTGCTCACTGGAGGGTGTTGACCGCATCGAGACGGCAGCGACGCTCGATTTGGGCGTTGACGGCGACTCAACGAAAGGCAGCTGA